The following proteins are co-located in the Acinetobacter sp. NCu2D-2 genome:
- a CDS encoding NUDIX hydrolase: MNFCVACGHKTTEKIPLGDQKIRRVCESCGYIHYINPKVICGALVLWENKVLLCRRAIEPRYGLWTLPAGYMELFETMEQGAARETREEAEAEVEIEQLYCMYNIPRIGQIYVLFKADLVEGKFGAGEETIESRLFDEADIPWSELAFPSVERTLRHYFEDRKKNQFPMHLETLGSRLDHTG, from the coding sequence ATGAACTTTTGTGTAGCATGCGGACATAAAACAACAGAGAAAATCCCTTTGGGAGATCAGAAAATTCGTCGTGTGTGCGAAAGTTGTGGTTATATTCATTATATCAATCCAAAAGTCATTTGCGGTGCTTTAGTGCTTTGGGAAAACAAAGTGTTACTGTGCAGACGTGCCATTGAACCTCGTTATGGTCTGTGGACTTTACCTGCTGGTTATATGGAATTGTTTGAAACGATGGAGCAAGGCGCTGCACGTGAAACACGTGAAGAAGCTGAAGCCGAAGTCGAAATTGAGCAACTGTATTGCATGTACAATATTCCACGCATAGGTCAAATTTACGTACTGTTTAAAGCCGATTTGGTTGAAGGTAAATTTGGAGCAGGTGAAGAAACCATTGAAAGCCGCCTCTTTGATGAAGCGGATATCCCTTGGTCTGAACTTGCGTTTCCAAGTGTTGAACGCACCCTCAGACATTACTTTGAAGACCGAAAAAAGAATCAATTCCCAATGCACTTAGAAACATTGGGGTCGCGTTTAGATCATACGGGTTAA
- a CDS encoding NUDIX hydrolase: MSVEESDLTLKLQQRLRFSRRTQPAQAAVLIAITDEKNPKVLLTRRSAYLNNHAGEVSFPGGKRDPEDTSNIVVALREAFEETALNPFDVNLIGDLPMQKARNGMLVKPVVGLIPPQVELIPQPSEIDRIFFASLRQLIDTKPTPYEVRFARQSLYFPSLRVENEVVWGLTARMLISLFKYGLDYQKEWPFLLNSPAFRPTRLFKK; the protein is encoded by the coding sequence ATGTCTGTAGAAGAAAGTGATTTAACTTTAAAGTTGCAACAACGCTTACGCTTTTCTAGACGCACTCAACCTGCGCAGGCGGCGGTATTGATTGCGATTACAGACGAAAAAAATCCTAAAGTGTTACTGACCCGCCGTTCGGCATATTTAAATAATCACGCCGGCGAAGTGTCATTTCCAGGGGGTAAACGTGACCCTGAAGATACCAGTAATATTGTTGTGGCATTAAGAGAAGCCTTTGAAGAAACGGCTCTGAATCCTTTTGATGTCAATTTGATTGGCGATCTGCCGATGCAAAAAGCACGTAATGGCATGTTGGTGAAGCCTGTCGTTGGTCTCATTCCGCCGCAAGTTGAATTGATTCCTCAGCCATCGGAAATTGATCGCATTTTCTTTGCTTCATTACGACAGTTAATTGACACTAAACCAACGCCTTATGAAGTGCGTTTTGCACGACAGTCTTTATATTTCCCAAGTCTACGCGTAGAAAATGAAGTGGTTTGGGGCCTAACGGCAAGGATGTTGATTTCATTATTTAAATATGGACTGGATTATCAAAAAGAATGGCCATTTTTATTGAATTCACCCGCATTTAGACCGACACGATTATTTAAAAAATAA